A single window of Gemmatimonadota bacterium DNA harbors:
- a CDS encoding SDR family oxidoreductase, whose amino-acid sequence MSASEPQEPPRPPFPEQPLSPPGIEGDMDPRPRYLAREWRGSGKLKDAVALITGGDSGIGRSVAVLFAREGADVALVYLAEEREDAEETKRAVDSEGKRCLLLPGDVSDPDFCEEAVRRCVERFGRLTILVNNAAVQQHRDSIDELTVEDWRTTFDVNIHGYFQMVKAALPHLARGASILNTGSITGLEGSKGLLDYSATKGAIHAFTKSLAQALVERGIRVNCVAPGPVWTPLNPAEREAEETRQFGADTPMGRPAQPEEIAPAYVYLASNVAASFVTGQILTPLGGETRAG is encoded by the coding sequence ATGAGCGCATCCGAGCCGCAGGAGCCGCCGCGTCCCCCCTTTCCGGAACAACCCCTGTCCCCGCCGGGCATCGAGGGCGACATGGATCCCCGCCCCCGCTACCTGGCGCGGGAGTGGCGAGGATCGGGCAAGTTGAAGGACGCCGTGGCGTTGATCACGGGAGGCGACTCCGGGATCGGACGGAGCGTCGCAGTGCTCTTCGCGCGGGAAGGGGCCGATGTCGCCCTCGTCTATCTGGCCGAGGAGCGGGAAGACGCCGAAGAGACGAAGCGCGCCGTCGACTCCGAAGGGAAGCGTTGTCTGCTCCTGCCCGGAGACGTCTCCGATCCGGACTTCTGCGAGGAGGCGGTGCGGCGGTGCGTGGAGCGCTTCGGGCGTCTGACCATCCTCGTCAACAATGCGGCCGTGCAGCAGCACCGCGACTCGATCGACGAGCTGACCGTGGAGGACTGGCGCACGACCTTCGACGTCAACATCCACGGCTATTTCCAGATGGTGAAGGCGGCGCTTCCCCACCTGGCGCGTGGCGCCTCGATCCTGAACACGGGGTCGATCACCGGCCTCGAGGGAAGCAAGGGGCTCCTGGACTACTCCGCCACCAAGGGAGCCATCCACGCCTTCACCAAGTCGCTTGCACAGGCGCTCGTGGAGCGGGGGATCCGGGTGAACTGTGTCGCGCCGGGACCGGTGTGGACGCCGCTCAACCCTGCCGAGCGCGAGGCCGAGGAGACGCGCCAGTTCGGCGCCGACACGCCCATGGGACGGCCGGCGCAACCCGAGGAGATCGCCCCCGCCTACGTCTACCTGGCCTCCAACGTGGCCGCCAGCTTCGTCACCGGGCAGATCCTCACACCGCTGGGCGGGGAGACCCGGGCCGGATAG
- a CDS encoding DNA topoisomerase IB, protein MAENGTDTTVAEEQREAAEAAGLRYGTDERPGLRRKRRGRGWSYHRPDGSLIRDEKEKERIRALAIPPAWTEVWIASDRRSHLQATGRDDRGRKQYRYHPIWDEVRDTVKFERLRAFGHALPTVRDRVDEALRQRSLSRERVLAAVVALLEMTAIRVGNDEYARENDTYGLTTIRRRHVVVEGDRIEFDFEAKGGKEAHVVVRDARLARVVDACRELPGYEVFKWVDEEGERHDVKSRDVNEFLRDITGEPFTAKDFRTWLGTVQAFCHLCGCEEEGDEKARAQQCVEAVDAVAERLRNTRAVARSAYIHPAVLDLHAEGELRTRASGRSRESGLSPEEAGLLALLDDLARKTGGGA, encoded by the coding sequence ATGGCCGAGAACGGTACGGACACGACAGTCGCCGAAGAGCAGCGCGAAGCGGCCGAGGCCGCGGGCCTCCGCTACGGCACGGACGAACGGCCGGGACTGCGGCGGAAGCGCCGGGGACGGGGCTGGTCCTACCACCGGCCCGACGGCTCACTGATCCGCGACGAGAAGGAGAAGGAGCGGATCCGTGCGCTGGCCATTCCGCCGGCCTGGACGGAGGTCTGGATCGCGAGCGATCGGCGCAGCCACCTGCAGGCAACCGGCCGCGACGATCGGGGACGCAAGCAGTACCGGTACCACCCGATCTGGGACGAGGTGCGCGACACCGTGAAGTTCGAGCGCTTGCGGGCCTTCGGTCACGCCCTGCCGACGGTACGCGACCGCGTGGACGAAGCCCTGCGCCAGCGCAGCCTCAGCCGGGAGCGGGTGCTGGCCGCCGTCGTGGCCCTCCTCGAGATGACGGCCATCCGGGTCGGCAACGACGAGTACGCGCGTGAGAACGATACATATGGCCTCACGACGATCCGCCGGCGGCATGTGGTGGTGGAGGGTGACCGCATCGAGTTCGACTTCGAGGCCAAGGGCGGGAAGGAGGCGCACGTGGTGGTGCGCGACGCGCGTCTCGCCAGGGTCGTCGACGCCTGCCGGGAGCTTCCCGGCTACGAGGTCTTCAAGTGGGTGGACGAGGAGGGAGAGCGGCACGACGTGAAGTCCCGGGACGTCAACGAGTTCCTGCGTGACATCACGGGCGAGCCCTTCACCGCCAAGGACTTCCGGACCTGGCTCGGGACCGTGCAGGCGTTCTGCCATCTGTGTGGATGTGAGGAGGAGGGCGACGAGAAGGCACGCGCCCAGCAGTGTGTCGAGGCCGTCGATGCGGTGGCGGAGCGGCTCCGGAACACGCGCGCCGTGGCCCGCAGTGCCTACATCCACCCGGCCGTGCTCGACCTTCACGCGGAGGGCGAGCTGCGGACGCGAGCCTCCGGACGCTCGCGGGAGAGCGGCCTGTCTCCGGAGGAGGCCGGTTTGCTGGCACTCCTGGACGATCTGGCGCGGAAGACTGGAGGAGGGGCCTGA
- a CDS encoding HAMP domain-containing sensor histidine kinase — MPRQLDSHVASHLRSAAVPITRRWVELLVERLGVRPERVLPTQSLLNHIPAVLSQVADFLQDPTDGPLDTMVRKDLSLLADLRRRQGFTLREILEEFAILSELVEETLTEAADSYPHQIERADLIRLVGRLKDAVYLLGSETAARFRTWSARQHEERVRLLEGYTAMLSHELGNRLGAAETAVRLIVESSAQLPPERLDRLHELILRSVKSGLETVQGVRALFHPHGADGAQAIRALPLGSVIRDAVHQMRVPAADRGIELHLSHAGPEEPIDAERFPLVFFNLVTNAIRHHDVPDGAGHVVIDVEDDAEGWAVIVRDDGPGIPAELRDRVFEPMVRSAQGDGAGLGLAIAREAVEQMGGTIAFEAAPERGTVFRFTIPRQPAAG, encoded by the coding sequence ATGCCCCGTCAACTCGACTCCCACGTCGCCAGCCACCTCCGCTCGGCAGCGGTGCCCATCACCCGCAGGTGGGTGGAGCTCCTCGTCGAGCGGCTGGGGGTGCGCCCCGAGCGGGTGCTGCCCACCCAGTCGTTGCTGAACCACATCCCGGCCGTGCTGTCGCAGGTGGCGGACTTCCTCCAGGACCCGACGGACGGGCCACTGGACACGATGGTGCGGAAGGATCTGTCGCTGCTCGCGGATCTCCGACGGCGCCAGGGATTCACGCTCCGGGAGATCCTGGAGGAGTTCGCGATCCTCTCCGAACTGGTGGAGGAGACGCTGACGGAGGCCGCCGACAGCTACCCCCACCAGATCGAGCGCGCGGATCTCATCCGGCTGGTGGGGCGACTCAAGGACGCCGTGTACCTGCTGGGCTCGGAGACGGCGGCGCGGTTCCGGACCTGGAGCGCACGGCAGCACGAGGAACGGGTCCGACTCCTGGAAGGCTACACCGCCATGCTCTCCCACGAGCTGGGGAATCGGCTCGGCGCGGCCGAGACCGCGGTGCGGCTGATCGTGGAATCGAGCGCGCAGTTGCCCCCCGAGCGACTCGATCGCCTGCACGAGCTCATCCTCCGGTCGGTGAAGAGCGGCCTGGAGACGGTCCAGGGGGTCCGCGCCCTCTTCCACCCGCACGGTGCGGATGGGGCCCAGGCCATCCGGGCCCTTCCGCTGGGCTCGGTCATCCGGGACGCGGTACACCAGATGCGCGTGCCTGCGGCAGACCGCGGAATCGAGCTGCATCTGTCGCATGCGGGCCCCGAGGAGCCGATCGACGCGGAGCGCTTTCCGTTGGTGTTCTTCAACCTCGTGACCAACGCGATCCGGCACCATGACGTTCCCGACGGTGCAGGACATGTCGTCATCGACGTGGAGGACGACGCGGAGGGGTGGGCCGTGATCGTGCGCGATGACGGACCCGGGATCCCCGCCGAGCTCCGCGACCGCGTCTTCGAGCCGATGGTGCGCTCCGCCCAGGGGGATGGAGCGGGTCTCGGCCTGGCCATCGCCCGGGAGGCCGTCGAGCAGATGGGAGGCACCATCGCCTTCGAGGCCGCGCCCGAACGGGGAACGGTCTTCCGTTTCACGATCCCGCGCCAACCCGCCGCGGGATAG
- a CDS encoding FAD-dependent oxidoreductase yields MRDLVLVGGGHAHLEALLRLARRAPVARVRLVSDRPFAVYSGMVPGVLEGRYEPDAASIDLASFAARAGAAFTCARVVEVGAQEVRTAQGDRLPFDVLSLDVGSGPARTAEAGSVVVSARPGSALLDAFEGLPTPAAHLAIVGGGAAGVEIACTLAAGRRAHRITLWERGPRLLPGLPLGLARSVERWAARRGVDLRLGTAFGPEATGPERERFDLVIQATGATAPALGRESGLPVDGEGYLRVDASLRVEGTDNVFAVGDCATLTHAPDTPKAGVFAVRQGPVLARNLCAFLEARELSPYHPQRRALVLLNLGNGIGAGAWGRAHFTGSSMMHLKDWIDQRWMRRFR; encoded by the coding sequence ATGCGGGATCTCGTGCTCGTCGGCGGCGGGCACGCCCACCTCGAAGCCCTGCTGCGGCTTGCGCGGCGCGCTCCAGTGGCGCGGGTGCGCCTGGTCAGCGATCGACCGTTCGCCGTCTATTCCGGGATGGTGCCCGGCGTGTTGGAGGGACGCTACGAGCCGGACGCCGCGAGCATCGATCTCGCCTCGTTCGCGGCCCGCGCCGGGGCCGCCTTCACGTGCGCACGGGTAGTCGAGGTGGGCGCGCAGGAGGTGCGCACGGCCCAGGGAGACCGGCTGCCGTTCGATGTGCTCTCGCTGGATGTGGGCTCAGGCCCCGCACGCACCGCAGAGGCGGGCTCGGTCGTCGTCTCCGCCCGTCCCGGCTCGGCCTTGCTGGATGCGTTCGAGGGCCTGCCCACCCCGGCCGCGCATCTCGCCATCGTCGGCGGCGGCGCGGCGGGCGTCGAGATCGCCTGTACGCTCGCCGCGGGCCGCCGCGCCCACCGCATCACGCTGTGGGAGCGCGGCCCCCGGCTCCTGCCCGGACTTCCCCTCGGCCTGGCCCGCTCGGTGGAGAGGTGGGCCGCGCGCCGGGGCGTCGATCTCAGGCTCGGGACCGCCTTCGGCCCGGAGGCGACGGGCCCCGAGAGGGAGCGCTTCGACCTGGTGATCCAGGCGACGGGCGCTACCGCGCCCGCGCTGGGTCGGGAGAGCGGCCTTCCGGTGGACGGGGAGGGGTACCTCCGCGTCGACGCGTCATTGCGGGTCGAGGGCACCGACAACGTCTTCGCAGTCGGCGACTGTGCGACGTTGACCCACGCACCCGACACGCCCAAGGCGGGCGTGTTCGCGGTACGCCAGGGCCCGGTGCTGGCGCGCAATCTGTGCGCGTTCCTGGAGGCGCGTGAGCTCTCCCCGTACCACCCGCAGCGGCGGGCGCTCGTGTTGCTCAACCTCGGGAACGGGATCGGGGCGGGCGCGTGGGGGCGCGCGCACTTCACGGGATCGTCGATGATGCACCTCAAGGACTGGATCGACCAGCGATGGATGCGCCGCTTCCGGTGA
- a CDS encoding response regulator, which produces MASTREGPEARGSEDGRKDEPVIVLAEDHEETRYVLRAVLEQGGYTVAATSNGREALDAVARTEPALVITDLMMPVLDGVQLARALTDEGGERAVPVILVSAHATDMDDESGVEAWFDAVLRKPVRPSDLLAAVHSLLTRI; this is translated from the coding sequence GTGGCTAGCACCCGCGAGGGCCCTGAAGCCCGCGGAAGCGAGGACGGCCGCAAGGACGAGCCGGTGATCGTACTCGCCGAAGATCACGAAGAGACACGCTACGTGCTTCGGGCGGTGCTGGAGCAGGGCGGCTACACGGTGGCCGCCACCAGCAACGGCCGGGAGGCGCTCGACGCCGTGGCCCGGACGGAGCCCGCGCTCGTGATCACCGACCTCATGATGCCGGTCCTCGACGGAGTGCAATTGGCCCGAGCGCTCACCGACGAGGGCGGGGAGCGAGCGGTGCCGGTGATTCTCGTGAGCGCCCACGCCACAGACATGGACGACGAATCCGGCGTGGAGGCCTGGTTCGACGCGGTCCTGCGCAAGCCCGTGCGCCCGTCCGACCTCCTGGCCGCGGTGCACTCCCTGCTCACGCGCATCTGA
- a CDS encoding mechanosensitive ion channel family protein: MTMQIEEPIELLSAKLAGWVESLITMLPNLIVALVIVLLSWVAGRIVRSVTRRTVERSTGNLDLARLAAGATGVAVLLGGTFIALGVLQLDKTVTTLLAGAGVVGLALGFAFQETAANFISGIALTVRRPFANGDLVQLGDDLALVERVNLRSTEIRLLDGPIVYLPNRTVFQNRIVNFSQGRGRRVDLEVGVSYADDLQRARRAAIDSVRDLESRDDAREPEFFWTGFGASSIDGVLRFWIRATDRPSYLRARSVAVQQVKAAFDAADITIPFPIRTLDFGIEGGVPLGEVLTVSGANNA; the protein is encoded by the coding sequence ATGACCATGCAGATCGAAGAGCCCATCGAGCTCCTGAGCGCGAAGCTGGCCGGCTGGGTCGAGTCCCTGATCACGATGCTGCCCAACCTGATCGTGGCGCTCGTGATCGTGCTCCTGTCCTGGGTCGCCGGACGGATCGTGCGCTCCGTCACCCGCCGGACCGTCGAGCGGTCGACGGGGAACCTCGACCTGGCCCGTCTGGCCGCCGGGGCCACCGGCGTGGCCGTCCTCCTGGGCGGGACGTTCATCGCCCTCGGTGTCCTCCAGCTCGACAAGACGGTCACCACGCTCCTGGCAGGCGCCGGAGTGGTCGGGTTGGCCCTGGGGTTCGCGTTCCAGGAGACCGCGGCCAACTTCATCTCCGGCATCGCGCTCACGGTGCGGCGACCCTTCGCCAACGGAGATCTGGTGCAACTGGGGGATGATCTGGCGCTGGTCGAACGGGTGAACCTCCGCTCCACGGAAATCCGCCTGCTCGATGGACCGATCGTCTATCTGCCCAACCGCACCGTCTTCCAGAATCGCATCGTGAACTTCTCGCAGGGGCGCGGTAGACGCGTGGACCTCGAGGTCGGCGTTTCGTATGCCGACGACCTGCAGCGGGCGCGCAGGGCCGCGATCGACTCGGTCCGGGACTTGGAGTCGCGAGACGATGCGCGTGAGCCCGAGTTCTTCTGGACCGGCTTCGGCGCGAGCTCGATCGATGGTGTGTTGCGGTTCTGGATCCGGGCCACGGATCGGCCCAGCTACCTGCGGGCGCGCAGCGTGGCGGTGCAGCAGGTGAAGGCTGCATTCGATGCCGCCGACATCACGATCCCGTTCCCGATCCGCACCCTGGACTTCGGCATCGAGGGTGGTGTTCCGCTCGGCGAGGTCCTGACGGTGTCGGGAGCGAACAACGCATGA
- a CDS encoding ferritin-like domain-containing protein, giving the protein MDMESMRDLLEHEIQDLYSVESQILEALPTMIENATDPSLRDALEDHLDATEDQKARLEEIAESLEFDVDGEKCKGMAGILKEGSESVKDAEEGAIRDAVIIASAQKVEHYEMAGYGTARSLARLLGETEAAERLEETLDEEKEADRLLTEIAESEVNRQAAAE; this is encoded by the coding sequence ATGGACATGGAATCCATGCGGGACCTGCTGGAGCACGAGATCCAGGATCTCTACAGCGTCGAGAGCCAGATCCTGGAAGCGCTCCCGACCATGATCGAGAACGCGACCGATCCCAGCCTGCGAGACGCGCTGGAGGATCACCTGGATGCCACCGAGGACCAGAAGGCGCGGCTGGAGGAGATCGCCGAGAGCCTGGAGTTCGACGTGGACGGCGAGAAGTGCAAAGGGATGGCCGGCATCTTGAAGGAGGGATCGGAGTCGGTCAAAGACGCCGAGGAAGGCGCGATCCGCGACGCCGTCATCATCGCCTCCGCCCAGAAGGTGGAGCACTACGAGATGGCCGGGTACGGCACCGCCCGTAGCCTGGCGCGGCTGCTCGGGGAAACCGAGGCGGCCGAGCGGCTGGAGGAGACGTTGGACGAGGAGAAGGAAGCGGATCGACTCCTCACGGAGATCGCAGAGAGCGAAGTGAATCGGCAGGCCGCTGCCGAGTGA
- a CDS encoding CHRD domain-containing protein, whose amino-acid sequence MTVLGLGLALAACGPRGADDDLNAEEAPGETAPMTSESGAYAMTADTIYTTDLEGSDPAAGEVEGEVAIVAGAAGSALALSIDGSGLAPGAHAWHIHQGACGTDGPVRIPLSETSDMEAITGPIDVDDMGSFRATVDVPALDRSFVGEGEHSLHIHMEPGVDHGPTVACATI is encoded by the coding sequence TTGACCGTCCTCGGCCTGGGCCTGGCGCTGGCGGCCTGCGGTCCCCGCGGAGCCGACGATGACCTGAACGCCGAGGAAGCCCCCGGCGAGACGGCACCGATGACCTCCGAGTCCGGTGCGTACGCCATGACGGCGGACACGATCTACACGACGGACCTGGAGGGATCCGATCCCGCGGCCGGAGAGGTCGAGGGCGAGGTGGCCATCGTCGCCGGCGCGGCCGGAAGCGCGCTCGCGCTGAGCATCGACGGCTCCGGCCTCGCGCCCGGTGCCCATGCGTGGCACATCCACCAGGGCGCGTGCGGCACCGACGGGCCGGTACGGATCCCGTTGAGCGAGACGTCCGACATGGAGGCCATCACCGGGCCCATCGACGTGGACGACATGGGCTCCTTCCGGGCTACCGTGGACGTGCCGGCTCTCGATCGCAGCTTCGTGGGTGAGGGCGAGCACAGCCTCCACATCCACATGGAGCCCGGCGTGGACCACGGTCCGACGGTCGCCTGCGCGACGATCTAG
- a CDS encoding phospholipase D-like domain-containing protein: MVLIYLLAFIGLIWVLTRLYRALVPAPDDRPPAALEGAPFRSTSDVLTVLGSHLNAPVCEGNRVVLLENGDEIFPSMLEAISNARSSVHLLTYIYWTGAIAERFASALAEASARGVTVRLLLDAYGARLMREPLIERLQGAGVEIAWFHPLLSLDLQRLNNRTHRKVLVVDGRVAFTGGVGIAEEWTGHAQDADHWRDDHFRLEGPVVAALQGAFAEEWLSATGHALMGAELYPPLVSVGEARCLPLLTSPRARWSPVAYCYWWALRTAQERVDIATPYFVPDEDLLQTILETARRGVRVRLLVPNDHNDSIAVRWASRACYPDLIENGVELYEFTPTMMHTKTLCSDGRWCFLGSANFDNRSFALNDEVTVMVDDPGLAADLTRSFEADLTRSQRIHASTYRSIGWTQRALSHVALLLRAQL; encoded by the coding sequence GTGGTCCTGATCTACCTCCTGGCGTTCATCGGGCTGATCTGGGTGCTCACGAGGCTCTACCGGGCCCTGGTCCCCGCCCCCGACGATCGGCCGCCTGCCGCGCTCGAGGGCGCACCCTTCCGATCCACCTCCGACGTCCTGACCGTCCTGGGCAGCCACTTGAACGCGCCCGTCTGCGAGGGCAATCGGGTCGTCCTGCTCGAGAATGGAGACGAGATCTTCCCCTCGATGCTGGAGGCGATCTCCAACGCACGCTCGAGCGTGCACCTCCTCACCTACATCTACTGGACCGGCGCCATTGCGGAGCGCTTCGCGTCGGCGCTGGCCGAAGCTTCCGCGAGGGGGGTGACCGTGCGTCTGTTGCTGGACGCCTACGGCGCGCGGCTCATGCGCGAGCCGCTGATCGAACGGCTGCAAGGCGCAGGCGTCGAGATCGCCTGGTTCCACCCGCTGCTGTCCCTGGATCTCCAGCGTCTGAACAACCGGACCCACCGCAAGGTCCTGGTCGTCGACGGGCGCGTCGCCTTCACCGGAGGTGTCGGGATCGCGGAGGAGTGGACGGGTCACGCGCAGGACGCCGACCACTGGCGTGACGACCATTTCCGACTCGAGGGCCCCGTGGTCGCCGCGCTCCAGGGTGCGTTCGCCGAGGAATGGCTGTCCGCGACCGGGCATGCGCTCATGGGAGCCGAGCTCTACCCACCGCTGGTGTCGGTGGGAGAGGCGCGCTGTCTACCCCTGCTCACGTCGCCGCGCGCGCGCTGGTCCCCCGTGGCCTACTGCTACTGGTGGGCGCTCCGCACCGCACAGGAGCGCGTGGACATCGCCACGCCGTACTTCGTGCCGGACGAGGACCTCCTGCAGACGATCCTGGAGACCGCCCGTCGAGGCGTGCGCGTCCGCTTGCTCGTGCCCAACGACCACAACGATAGCATCGCGGTGCGCTGGGCCAGCCGGGCCTGCTACCCCGACCTCATCGAGAACGGCGTGGAGCTGTACGAATTCACGCCCACCATGATGCACACGAAGACGCTCTGCAGTGACGGCCGCTGGTGCTTCCTGGGGTCGGCGAATTTCGACAACCGCTCCTTCGCGCTGAACGACGAGGTCACGGTGATGGTCGATGATCCTGGGCTGGCGGCGGATCTGACCCGGTCCTTCGAGGCGGACCTGACGCGGTCGCAGCGGATCCACGCGTCCACCTATCGATCGATCGGGTGGACACAGCGTGCTCTCAGTCACGTCGCGCTCCTGTTGCGCGCGCAGTTGTAG
- a CDS encoding FAD-dependent oxidoreductase — MGDDHDRKEQRPDLTAGIAEAEIPDDRPLTGRVGDELVLLIRTGDDIHALGATCSHYGGPLGDGLVVDGTVRCPWHHARFDVRTGAAVGGPALDPVPCWEVERADGRVRVRDRRKERAPSGHRPAQEPGSVVVLGGGAAGHAAVETLRTEGYPGPITVIDADPDSPYDRPQLSKTVLSGEQGPEALPLRDDAWFEAHEVHRVRARAEELDVDGRRVRLANGDDVAFDRLLIATGAEPRDLPAEMPPDARVHTLRSWADGRRLIAAAEAGRRAVVVGASFIGLEVAAALRARDVDVQIVAPEPLPLAATLGEDLGAWLQGLHESHGVTFHLGRQVARVVPDGVVLDDGRELPCDFVVVGIGVRPREELAARAGLDTDDGILVDARLQTSAPGIFAAGDVARYPDAHAGTRVRIEHWVVAQRMGQHAARAMLGAEAPFTDPPFFWTRHYGQTVSWVGAAPEWDDFVATGDPASSYAIRYLRGGNERALATVERDLENLRFEAALEADVTDVRQAGAEAS; from the coding sequence ATGGGTGACGACCACGACCGCAAAGAGCAGCGACCCGACCTGACGGCGGGCATCGCCGAGGCGGAGATCCCGGACGATCGCCCCCTGACCGGTCGCGTCGGAGACGAGTTGGTGCTGCTGATCCGCACCGGGGATGACATCCACGCCCTCGGCGCCACCTGCAGCCACTACGGAGGTCCGTTGGGCGACGGCCTGGTCGTGGACGGGACGGTGCGTTGCCCCTGGCACCACGCCCGCTTCGACGTGCGCACCGGAGCGGCGGTCGGCGGCCCCGCCCTGGACCCGGTCCCGTGCTGGGAAGTGGAACGCGCGGACGGCCGCGTGCGGGTGCGCGACCGCCGGAAGGAACGTGCGCCGTCGGGGCACCGCCCGGCGCAGGAGCCGGGATCGGTCGTCGTGCTCGGTGGCGGGGCCGCGGGTCATGCGGCGGTGGAGACGCTCCGGACCGAAGGCTATCCGGGGCCGATCACCGTGATCGATGCCGACCCCGACAGCCCCTATGACCGCCCGCAGCTCTCGAAGACCGTGCTCTCCGGGGAGCAGGGTCCCGAAGCGCTCCCACTGCGGGACGATGCCTGGTTCGAGGCGCACGAGGTACACCGGGTCCGGGCTCGGGCGGAGGAGCTCGACGTGGACGGTCGGCGCGTCCGTCTTGCGAACGGGGACGACGTCGCCTTCGACCGGCTGTTGATCGCGACGGGGGCCGAGCCCCGTGACCTGCCCGCCGAGATGCCGCCGGACGCCCGTGTGCACACGCTGCGGAGCTGGGCGGACGGGCGCCGCCTGATTGCCGCGGCGGAGGCAGGTCGGCGTGCGGTGGTGGTGGGCGCGAGCTTCATCGGCCTCGAGGTGGCCGCGGCCCTGCGGGCCCGGGACGTGGACGTGCAGATCGTCGCGCCCGAGCCCCTTCCCCTGGCCGCGACGCTCGGAGAGGACCTGGGTGCGTGGCTGCAGGGTCTCCACGAATCCCACGGCGTGACGTTCCACCTGGGCCGCCAGGTGGCCCGGGTGGTCCCGGACGGGGTGGTCCTGGACGACGGCCGGGAGCTTCCGTGCGACTTCGTCGTCGTCGGCATCGGCGTGCGACCCCGCGAAGAGCTGGCCGCCCGCGCCGGCCTCGACACCGACGATGGCATCCTCGTGGATGCGCGGCTGCAGACCTCGGCGCCGGGGATCTTTGCAGCCGGGGACGTGGCGCGCTACCCGGACGCGCATGCAGGCACGCGGGTCCGGATCGAGCACTGGGTGGTGGCCCAGCGCATGGGCCAGCATGCCGCCCGGGCCATGTTGGGCGCCGAGGCTCCCTTCACGGACCCGCCGTTCTTCTGGACGCGCCACTACGGGCAGACCGTGTCGTGGGTCGGGGCGGCGCCGGAGTGGGACGACTTCGTGGCCACCGGGGATCCCGCCTCGTCGTACGCGATCCGCTATCTGCGGGGTGGAAACGAACGGGCGTTGGCGACGGTCGAACGCGACCTGGAGAACCTGCGGTTCGAGGCGGCGCTCGAAGCGGATGTGACCGATGTCCGCCAGGCGGGTGCGGAGGCATCGTGA